GCCGACCGTCTGGTTCGTCACCGAGACATGGACGAGGACGCCGAGCAGCGCGGCCAGCGCGCAGCACATCACGGTGATGAAGACGGCGGCCTTCACGGCGAGCGTGCCGGACCACCGGGGGAGCGGGAGCCTCATCGACCGCTCGCGGAGAGGGAGGAAGACGGTGAGACGGATGGTGAGGGCGTCGGGGTCGGTGTCTTCTTGCGCGGGCCGGTGCGCAGCATCTCGTCGTGCGTGAGGAGCATCGCCTTCTGCTGCGGGTCCCAGGTCCACTGGAGCCGGTACTCGTACCCGGCGACCTCCGACGGCGAGCGGATGATCACCGACCGTCCGGCCAGCTCGACCCCGCTCATGGCGTCCTCCCAGGCCATGACCTGCATGAGCCGGTGCTTGTCGACGGTGTAGACGCGTACGGCCGTCAGCTTGCCGGGCAGCTGCCGGAAGCCCAGCGTCAGGTCGTCGCGCCCGTCGCCGGTCAGGTCGCGGTAGTACGGCTGGAGGACGGGGCACCTGCCCTTCCCCGCGCCCTCGTCGCAGTCGGTCATCCGGCGGGAGGTCTCGTGGTACGGCGAACCGGAGCCGTAGTCGCCCGGATTCGAGGTGATCTCCTTGCGCACGATCGCGACCGGGTCCACCTTGCGGATGTTGTCACCGGGGACGGCGATCCCCTTGATGACCTCGGTGTTCACCTCGCCGACGACGAAGGCCGGACTCGACACCGGCGGCAGGCCCGGCCACAGCTTGTCCGGGCTCATCGCGGTCGGCGTCGGACCCGCACCGCGCAGCCCACCCGTGTCACCGCAGGCCGTCAGGGCCGCCAGGGCCGCCAGCGGCAGGGCGACGGTGGCGGCGGCGCGGACGGGTCTGGGGGGCACGGTGCTCCTGCGGTTCGGGGCGGGTGTGATCGGCAGCCCGTACACCTTATTCCGCACGAAGTCCTTTTTGCGTACCGGCGGAGGAGCGGGGCAGAAACGATTTACTCGGCTACTCGGCTCACTCGCTTATTCGGCCAGCTCCTCCAGCAGCCGGGCCGTCGCCAGTCCGGCCCGCAGGTAGTCGACGAAGAGCTCGTTGTGCAGCGCCCAGGGCGAGCGCCGGGCCCGGATCAGCCGGATCGCCTCGTCCGCGGAGCTCCCCTGGCGGATCAGGGCGTGCGCGACGACCAGGCCCGAGCGGTTGTAGCCGTGGTAACAGCGGACGAGGACCTCGCGGCCCCCGTCCAGCGCCTCGCACGCGGCCCGCGCGAGCCGGATCACCCCCGCGAGCTGCGTACCGTCCAGCGGCCCGTCGGGAATCGGCCACACATGGTGCTCCACGCCGGCGTCCGGCCCGTGCCCCGGCAGCCTCAGCAGGGTCTGCACGACGTCGAACTCGTCACGCACGACGGCGAACTCCACCGCCCCGCTCTGGCCCCTGAACTCATGTCCGCCCATCCACAGACCGGGCACGATCTCGTTCCACGGGCTGTCCGGAGCGGGTACGTCGGCTTGCTTCCTGCGCGTCCGCAACGGCGCCTCCCCAAGGCCCTGCCAACTCACGAAAGCACCTACCCGGCCGGAGTCGGCCTCAAAGGTGACCCGGCTCCTTGCCCCGGGAGCGCCCGGCCTGTTCCCATGGTCATGGGGTGATGCTGCATGAGCGGACTGCGCGTCGTACCGACTTGGCGGCACGGTCAGGAACGGCTGTACGTCTGCCTCACGGACGGCAGGAACATCGCCTGGTACGACCGTGAGGCGGCCAGGGTCAACCTGCTCAGCGAGGACCGCGAGGACGACGTACTCCACGCACTCGGACCCTTCCTGACCGGCCCGGTGGCGGTCGGGCCACCCCCGGTGCCGACCCCCGCGGAGCTGGCCCGGCTGGCCCTGCACCCGGACGACGACCTGGCGCCCAACCGCCCCGGCGAGGCGCTCCTGGTCGCCATGGACCGGGATCCGGGCCCCACGCACCGGCTCCGCCCCGACCCGCGCCGCCGGGCGCTGGCGGCCGAGCAGGCGGTCGGTGAGGCCCTGGACCGGCTGGATCGCGCGGGCTGGCACGCCCTGCACTCGATCCCGCTGCCCGGCGGCGACCGCGTCCACCATCTGGCGATCGGCCCGGGCGGACTCTTCGCGATCCACACGCTGTACGCGCGCAAGCAGCGGGTCACGGTCGCCGACCCCATGGTCGCGCCGGGCCGCCGCGAGCCGCGCCCCCTGCTGCGCCGCGTCCGCGCCGACGCCGACCGCGCCTCCTACGCCCTGACGGCCGAGGTCCACCCGGTCCTGGCCCTCGTCGCCCCCAGCGCCGTGTCGCTCACCGCCCCGCCGCGCGGGGTCCGGATCATCACGGACACGGAGGTCGAGAGCCTGGCCCGGCTGGGCGGCGTCCTGAAACCGGCGGATGTGGAGGCGCTGCACGCGATGGCGCGGGACCGCCGTACGTGGGCCTCCGGCGGTTGAGCCGGATCGCGGTGCCGGTTGCCTGTGCGGTGCGGGTCGGCTTTGCGGTCCGGGTCGGCAGGGGGTGCCGTGTCCCTGGGGGCTGCCGCCCCCAGACCCCCGCTTCGGCCTGGACGGCCTCGCCCTCAAGCGCCGGACGGGCTGAGAGTGCCTGACCGGCGCTGAGAGGTGCTGGGGCGCTCACGGCAGGCGTCCCGCGAGGTTGCCTCTGGGGCGCTCACGGCAGGCGTCCCGCGTTGTCCGCGTCGAGCAGCGGCGCCAGCAGATCCCCGTGGTCCTGTAGGCGGGGTGCGATGTCCGGTGCCTGGAAGGTGAGCTGCGCGGGCGCCCCGCAGTCCTCGACCTCGACCCAGGTCACCGGCGCGGACACCAGCGGCTGTGCCCGGGCCCGCAGGGTGTAGGGCGTGGCCGTCGTCTTGCGGGCGGCGTTCTGGCTCCAGTCGACGAACACCTTGCCGGGCCTGAGGCTCCGCGTCATCCGGTGCAGGACCAGCCGGGGCATCGCCTTCTCCGCCTCCACGGCGAGTTCCTTGGCGTACTCCGACACCTGATCGGAGGAAGCCCCCCGCACGGCTGCCAGCAGGTGCAGCCCCTTCGATCCGGCGGTCTTGACGTACGCCTCGATCCCGTCCGCCGCGAGCCGTTCCCGCAGCCAGAGCGCGACCTCGCAGCAGTGGACGATCGTCGCCGGCGGCCCGGGGTCGAGGTCGAAGACCAGCCGGTCGGCCTCGCCGGGCGCGTCGACCAGCCACTGGTGGGTGTGGAACTCGGTGACCAGGTTCGCCGCCCAGATCAGGCTCGCCAGGTCCTGCACCAGCACCATCCGGGCCGGCCCCTCCGACCTGGGCACCTCGGCGGTGGTGACCCAGTCGGGCGTACCGGGCGGGACGTTCTTGGTGAAGAACACCTGGCCGTCGGGCCCGTCGGGATAGCGCAGGAAGGACACCGGCCGGTCACGCAGGTGGGGCAGCAGGACCTCGGCGGTGGTCGCGTAGTAGTGCAGCACCTCGGCCTTGGTGAACCCGGTCGCGGGATACAGCACCTTCTCCAGATTGCTGAGCGCGAGCCTTCGCCCCTCCACCTCTGTGATCGGCGTCATACGATAAGAATCCCAGAGATTTAGCCAGAAATTTTCGTAACTCGTCGCAAAGAGTCATAAAACTATCGAAAGGGTGCTGCCTGTGCGATCCATATGGAACGGCGCCATCTCGTTCGGCCTCGTCAGCATCCCGATCAAGCTGGTGAACGCCACGGAGAGCCACTCGATCTCCTTCCGCCAGATCCATACGGAGGACGGCGGCCGCATCCGCTACCGCAAGGTCTGCGAGCTGGACGACGAAGAGGTCTCCCAGGCGGAGATCGGCAAGGGATACGAGGACGCGGACGGCACGATCATCCCGATCACGGACGAGGACCTGTCCAACCTGCCGCTGCCGACGGCCAAGACGATCGAGATCGTGGCCTTCGTGCCGGCCGACCGGATCGACCCGCTCCAGATGGAC
The nucleotide sequence above comes from Streptomyces sp. NL15-2K. Encoded proteins:
- a CDS encoding dual specificity protein phosphatase family protein — translated: MRTRRKQADVPAPDSPWNEIVPGLWMGGHEFRGQSGAVEFAVVRDEFDVVQTLLRLPGHGPDAGVEHHVWPIPDGPLDGTQLAGVIRLARAACEALDGGREVLVRCYHGYNRSGLVVAHALIRQGSSADEAIRLIRARRSPWALHNELFVDYLRAGLATARLLEELAE
- a CDS encoding nuclease-related domain-containing protein, translated to MSGLRVVPTWRHGQERLYVCLTDGRNIAWYDREAARVNLLSEDREDDVLHALGPFLTGPVAVGPPPVPTPAELARLALHPDDDLAPNRPGEALLVAMDRDPGPTHRLRPDPRRRALAAEQAVGEALDRLDRAGWHALHSIPLPGGDRVHHLAIGPGGLFAIHTLYARKQRVTVADPMVAPGRREPRPLLRRVRADADRASYALTAEVHPVLALVAPSAVSLTAPPRGVRIITDTEVESLARLGGVLKPADVEALHAMARDRRTWASGG
- the ligD gene encoding non-homologous end-joining DNA ligase produces the protein MTPITEVEGRRLALSNLEKVLYPATGFTKAEVLHYYATTAEVLLPHLRDRPVSFLRYPDGPDGQVFFTKNVPPGTPDWVTTAEVPRSEGPARMVLVQDLASLIWAANLVTEFHTHQWLVDAPGEADRLVFDLDPGPPATIVHCCEVALWLRERLAADGIEAYVKTAGSKGLHLLAAVRGASSDQVSEYAKELAVEAEKAMPRLVLHRMTRSLRPGKVFVDWSQNAARKTTATPYTLRARAQPLVSAPVTWVEVEDCGAPAQLTFQAPDIAPRLQDHGDLLAPLLDADNAGRLP